In one Candidatus Binatia bacterium genomic region, the following are encoded:
- a CDS encoding glutathione S-transferase N-terminal domain-containing protein, translated as MRAYDLATSFAASIVRAGAGMETAGVGARPDKLLEVFEFEACPFCRKVREALSILDLDAMIYPCPKNGPRFRPESIRRGGRSQFPWFLDPNTGVEMYESDDIVEYLFKTYGNGHVPWTLSTPVLRDVTSGIASAARLTAGRIYRGTRTAEKPLELWSFEASPYCRLVRERLCELEIPYVLHNVAKGSSKREAFVARSGKMMVPYLVDPNTGREMFESAEICAYLDQTYAAD; from the coding sequence ATGAGAGCCTACGACCTCGCGACTTCGTTCGCTGCGAGCATCGTGCGCGCAGGCGCCGGCATGGAGACTGCGGGAGTCGGCGCGAGGCCGGACAAGCTTCTCGAGGTCTTCGAGTTCGAGGCGTGCCCGTTCTGCCGCAAGGTGCGCGAAGCCCTGTCGATCCTCGACCTCGACGCGATGATCTACCCGTGCCCGAAAAACGGGCCGCGTTTCCGTCCCGAGTCGATCCGGCGCGGAGGAAGGAGCCAGTTCCCGTGGTTCCTCGATCCGAATACCGGCGTCGAGATGTACGAGTCCGACGACATCGTCGAGTACCTGTTCAAGACTTACGGTAACGGTCACGTGCCGTGGACGCTGTCGACACCGGTGCTGCGCGACGTCACGTCGGGTATCGCGTCGGCCGCCCGTCTTACCGCCGGCCGCATCTACCGCGGGACGCGCACTGCCGAAAAACCGCTGGAGCTGTGGAGCTTCGAAGCCTCGCCGTACTGCCGCCTGGTGCGCGAGCGCCTTTGCGAGCTCGAGATCCCGTACGTGCTGCACAACGTCGCCAAGGGCAGCAGCAAGCGCGAAGCGTTCGTCGCCCGCTCGGGAAAAATGATGGTGCCGTACCTCGTCGACCCGAACACGGGGCGCGAGATGTTCGAGTCGGCCGAAATCTGCGCGTACCTCGACCAGACCTACGCGGCGGACTGA
- a CDS encoding MFS transporter, with translation MKPGAAVWDRAHRALTIGLLLTISVTAFEAMAVATIMPAVAAGLGAGDVASSLGWYGWVFSGFMLANLVAIPASGSMSDRGDPLMPFVIGSVLFVAGLLVAGVAPSMPCLVAARIAQGFGAGALSSIAYVGIARGYEPADQPRMLALFASAWVIPGLLGPGAAALLASVAGWRSVFLLLVPVTLASSYVAARGLRSLSARDAAEQGGATSTRDAVQLAAGAALALLATNSGSAAFVAAGVAVGAAVAVPALRRLFPQGTLVAARGAPAALAAKTLVTFAFFGCEAFVPLSLTMVRGEPIHIAGLALTVGTLSWTTGTWIQERLVGKVELAVLAATGLALTALAICGASWVLVASSPAAVAVASWMTAGLGIGIAYPATTLVVFERTRGQEGQDGSAAASLQLANVLGIALGTGTAGAVLAIAAAGGVSTSVAIATSDALMLTGALAGLVAALRSGPQAVAAPVAAGAL, from the coding sequence TTGAAGCCGGGAGCCGCAGTCTGGGACCGCGCCCACCGCGCTCTGACGATCGGTCTTCTGCTGACGATCTCGGTCACGGCGTTCGAAGCGATGGCGGTGGCGACGATCATGCCGGCCGTCGCAGCCGGTCTCGGCGCGGGCGACGTCGCTTCGAGCCTCGGCTGGTACGGCTGGGTGTTCAGCGGCTTCATGCTCGCCAACCTCGTCGCGATTCCTGCATCCGGCTCGATGTCCGATCGCGGCGACCCGCTGATGCCGTTCGTGATCGGCAGCGTGCTGTTCGTCGCCGGGCTCCTTGTTGCCGGCGTCGCGCCGTCGATGCCTTGCCTCGTCGCCGCTCGCATCGCGCAAGGCTTCGGCGCGGGCGCGCTGTCTTCGATCGCCTACGTCGGCATCGCGCGCGGCTACGAGCCGGCAGACCAGCCGCGCATGCTCGCACTGTTCGCGAGCGCGTGGGTGATTCCCGGTCTTCTCGGGCCCGGTGCAGCCGCGCTTTTGGCGAGCGTCGCCGGCTGGCGCTCGGTGTTCCTGCTGCTCGTGCCGGTGACGCTCGCTTCTTCGTACGTTGCGGCGCGCGGGCTGCGAAGCCTGTCGGCGCGGGACGCGGCCGAGCAGGGCGGCGCCACATCGACGCGCGACGCCGTGCAACTTGCTGCGGGAGCCGCGCTGGCGCTTCTTGCGACGAATTCGGGTTCGGCGGCGTTCGTCGCAGCAGGTGTCGCAGTCGGAGCCGCTGTTGCGGTTCCTGCGCTGCGACGGCTGTTTCCGCAAGGAACGCTCGTCGCCGCACGCGGGGCACCTGCCGCGCTCGCCGCCAAGACGCTGGTGACGTTCGCGTTCTTCGGTTGCGAAGCGTTCGTGCCGTTGTCGCTGACGATGGTGCGAGGCGAGCCGATCCACATCGCGGGTCTCGCGCTGACGGTGGGAACACTGTCGTGGACGACGGGAACGTGGATCCAGGAACGCCTCGTCGGAAAAGTGGAGCTTGCCGTGCTGGCGGCCACGGGACTGGCGCTGACGGCGCTCGCGATCTGCGGCGCAAGCTGGGTGCTCGTCGCGTCGTCACCGGCCGCCGTCGCCGTCGCGAGCTGGATGACGGCCGGCCTCGGCATCGGCATTGCGTATCCTGCCACCACGCTCGTTGTGTTCGAGCGCACCAGAGGACAGGAAGGGCAGGACGGCTCGGCGGCCGCGTCGCTGCAACTCGCCAATGTGCTCGGCATTGCGCTCGGCACGGGAACGGCCGGCGCCGTGCTCGCGATTGCAGCCGCCGGCGGCGTCTCGACATCGGTGGCCATCGCGACCAGCGATGCACTGATGCTCACCGGCGCGCTTGCGGGGCTGGTGGCCGCGCTGCGAAGCGGACCGCAGGCAGTTGCCGCCCCCGTCGCGGCCGGCGCCCTGTGA
- the modB gene encoding molybdate ABC transporter permease subunit, with protein MTAAGWLTADEWSAVRLSIVVALVATAASLPFGIALGHLLARRRFRGKSLVETLISLPLVLPPVVTGYLLLVTFGSQGFVGRFLQDRLGIRIVFTWKAAALASAVMAFPLMVRAMRVAFADVDARLEQVARTLGASRFDAFCTVTLPLARRGIIAGAVLAFARSIGEFGATMMIAGSIPGQTQTIPLYVYSAVQSPGGMEHGARLVVVSILIAAGALVVSELFDRRVGWQPARSETASERE; from the coding sequence GTGACGGCGGCCGGCTGGCTGACCGCCGACGAGTGGTCGGCCGTGCGACTGAGCATCGTCGTCGCACTGGTGGCCACCGCCGCAAGCCTGCCATTCGGCATCGCGCTCGGTCATCTGCTGGCGCGCCGCCGTTTTCGCGGCAAGAGCCTCGTCGAGACGCTGATCAGCCTTCCGCTCGTGCTGCCTCCGGTCGTCACCGGCTACCTGCTGTTGGTGACGTTCGGCAGCCAGGGCTTTGTCGGACGCTTCCTCCAGGACCGGCTCGGCATCCGCATCGTGTTCACGTGGAAGGCCGCCGCGCTGGCTTCGGCGGTGATGGCGTTTCCGCTGATGGTACGTGCGATGCGCGTCGCGTTCGCCGATGTCGACGCGCGCCTCGAGCAGGTTGCGCGCACCCTCGGTGCGAGCCGTTTCGATGCGTTTTGCACCGTGACGCTGCCGCTGGCCCGGCGCGGCATCATCGCCGGCGCGGTGCTCGCGTTCGCACGCTCGATCGGCGAGTTCGGCGCGACGATGATGATCGCCGGCAGCATTCCCGGCCAGACCCAGACGATCCCGCTGTACGTCTACAGCGCCGTGCAGTCCCCCGGCGGAATGGAGCACGGCGCGCGCCTGGTCGTCGTTTCGATCCTCATCGCAGCCGGTGCCCTCGTGGTGTCCGAGCTTTTCGACCGTCGCGTCGGCTGGCAGCCGGCGCGCAGCGAAACCGCGAGCGAAAGGGAATGA
- a CDS encoding PH domain-containing protein, giving the protein MKDSVHTSKIDSWLIGVFAVSGLMAGGACLPVLRTESWPALVVVLVTLAFALGLPSWLIVSTRYTLTDEELRIRSGPFRWTIALRSIRRVTPTRNPLSSPALSLDRLRIDYDGRSIMISPLYRGRFVDELKERGVRLE; this is encoded by the coding sequence GTGAAGGATTCGGTCCATACTTCGAAGATCGACTCCTGGCTGATCGGAGTCTTCGCCGTCTCGGGACTGATGGCCGGCGGCGCCTGCCTGCCGGTGCTGAGGACCGAGAGCTGGCCTGCGCTCGTCGTCGTGCTCGTCACGCTCGCGTTCGCGCTCGGCCTGCCATCGTGGCTGATCGTATCGACGAGGTACACGCTGACCGACGAGGAGTTGCGCATCCGCAGCGGCCCGTTTCGCTGGACGATTGCGCTTCGATCGATCCGGCGCGTGACGCCGACGCGCAATCCTCTTTCGAGCCCTGCGCTGTCGCTGGACCGGTTGAGAATCGACTACGACGGTCGCTCGATCATGATCTCGCCGCTCTATCGCGGGCGTTTCGTCGATGAGCTGAAGGAGCGCGGCGTGCGCCTCGAGTGA
- a CDS encoding peroxiredoxin encodes MIEAGKKAPAFTLKDQDGKVRKLSEFAGRWVVLYFYPKDDTPGCTTEACEFTTGLKKFEGLGATVLGCSADSPETHSKFIAKYKLKIPLLSDPTHAVMEKYGAWGEKNMYGKITTGVIRSTVLIDPAGKVAQHWARVKAAGHAEQVRKALDARKAA; translated from the coding sequence ATGATCGAAGCCGGCAAGAAAGCTCCCGCGTTCACGCTGAAGGACCAGGACGGCAAGGTCCGCAAGCTCTCCGAGTTCGCAGGCCGCTGGGTCGTGCTCTACTTCTATCCGAAGGACGACACTCCCGGCTGCACCACCGAGGCTTGCGAGTTCACGACGGGACTCAAGAAGTTCGAAGGACTCGGCGCCACCGTGCTCGGCTGCAGCGCCGACAGCCCTGAGACGCACAGCAAGTTCATCGCGAAGTACAAGCTCAAGATCCCGCTGCTCTCGGACCCGACGCACGCGGTGATGGAGAAGTACGGCGCCTGGGGTGAGAAGAACATGTACGGCAAGATCACGACCGGCGTGATCCGCTCCACCGTCCTCATCGATCCGGCGGGCAAAGTCGCCCAGCACTGGGCGCGCGTCAAAGCGGCCGGCCACGCCGAGCAGGTGCGCAAGGCCCTGGACGCGCGGAAGGCCGCGTGA
- a CDS encoding FAD-dependent oxidoreductase: MNEQNGSSSQDPALRLAFGLSFADLYDRDGLVRLDAEFLVRLAMKDQPLAARLVLARGNPRLLSSKEESELILAAAPHLDAFLAELFGIQGELATLEQRHRDLIPLFETKRSFVQRKPVSAVPAAEAAAYDGDALTGEITALVGQAPGEDIVAFEIAFAGAVKRWLAEHASRAAELDVARHYAAWALHTKNGIARHREGVLFGLPKKSDPMNLLQHAVRSEHEGVVSFRIDAGHLRRRHGFNLTDQGTDLVGALDQANYCIWCHNQGKDSCSKGLQEKAAPGQANGAFRRSSFGVNLAGCPLSEKISEFHTAKVEGHAIGALAIIVVDNPMCAVTGHRICNDCMKSCVYQKQDPVDIPQAETRTLKDVLALPWGFEIYSLLTRWNPLNLARPFPKADTGRKVLVVGLGPAGFGLSHQLLQDGHTVVAIDGLKIEPLPEDVCGVALDGGHRPFAPIRDVSCLAEQLGDRVMAGFGGVAEYGITVRWDKNFLKIIRLLLERRASFSMLGGVRFGSTLTLEEAMKFGFDHVAVCVGAGKPTVLDIPNGLARGVRAASDFLMALQLTGAARPESIANMQLRLPVVVVGGGLTAVDTATESLAYYVVQVEKFAQRYETLTSELGTGQVREYWDAADKEVAAEFLAHAAAIRAERERAAAAGQEPRLVELLQSWGGATIAYRRRLVDSPSYTLNHEEVEKALEEGAVFTECLSPVAIEIDGNRSVEAIRFTRRTLGDDGKWAAGSEVTLPARTVFVAAGTQPNTVLAREDDSNFVLDGKYFQACDENGNPVQPSFSISKPERADVLLTRLADGRFVSFFGDVHPSFFGNVVKALGSAKQGYLAVSRVLARRKPCSRETARGFFARLWYEFRPTVERVERLTPTIIEVMVRAPAAARRFRPGQFYRLQNFETLAPEVGGTKLQMEGLALTGAWVDADKGLVSTIALEMGGSSSLCSLLREGEPVVLMGPTGAPTHIPTGETVILAGGGLGNAVLFSIGQAMRRAGSRVVYFAAYKQIADRYKVEDIEAAADIIVWCCDEAPGFRITRAGDRTFVGNVVQAMLAYATGGLGDVPISLSEAAHIIAIGSDRMMAAVAESRHTILAPYLKPGHCGIGSINSPMQCMMKEICAQCLQPHRDPATGKTTYVFSCFNQDQDLDKVDFTGLRDRLGQNSLSEKITTRWIRRCLERDAARCLERDAARCLERDAAR; this comes from the coding sequence GTGAACGAACAAAACGGAAGCTCTTCGCAGGACCCCGCGCTCAGGCTCGCTTTCGGTCTATCGTTCGCGGACCTTTACGACCGCGACGGCCTGGTGCGCCTGGATGCCGAGTTCCTCGTGCGTCTGGCGATGAAAGACCAGCCGCTGGCCGCACGCCTCGTGCTGGCGCGCGGCAATCCGCGGCTGCTCTCGTCCAAAGAAGAATCCGAGCTGATCCTCGCGGCGGCTCCGCACCTCGACGCTTTCCTTGCCGAGCTGTTCGGCATCCAGGGCGAGCTTGCGACGCTCGAGCAGCGTCACCGCGATCTCATTCCTCTGTTCGAGACCAAGCGCAGCTTCGTGCAGCGAAAGCCGGTCAGTGCAGTTCCTGCCGCCGAAGCGGCTGCGTACGACGGCGATGCGTTGACCGGCGAAATCACGGCTCTGGTTGGGCAGGCACCGGGCGAAGACATCGTCGCGTTCGAGATCGCGTTTGCCGGCGCGGTGAAGCGGTGGCTGGCCGAGCATGCGTCGCGCGCCGCCGAGCTGGACGTCGCCAGGCACTACGCTGCGTGGGCGCTGCACACGAAAAACGGCATCGCCCGTCACAGGGAAGGCGTGCTCTTCGGCCTTCCGAAAAAAAGCGATCCGATGAACCTGCTGCAGCACGCGGTTCGCTCGGAGCACGAAGGCGTCGTGTCTTTTCGAATCGATGCCGGACACCTTCGCCGCCGCCACGGATTCAACCTGACCGACCAGGGCACGGATCTGGTCGGAGCGCTCGACCAGGCCAACTACTGCATTTGGTGCCATAACCAGGGCAAGGACTCCTGCTCCAAAGGCCTGCAGGAGAAGGCGGCGCCCGGTCAGGCGAACGGCGCCTTCCGCAGATCGTCGTTCGGCGTAAACCTGGCCGGTTGCCCGCTGTCGGAGAAGATCTCCGAATTCCACACCGCCAAGGTCGAGGGTCATGCGATCGGCGCGCTGGCGATCATCGTCGTCGACAATCCGATGTGCGCCGTGACGGGCCATCGCATCTGCAACGACTGCATGAAGTCGTGCGTCTACCAGAAGCAGGATCCCGTCGACATTCCGCAGGCCGAAACGCGAACTTTGAAGGACGTGCTCGCGCTGCCGTGGGGATTCGAGATCTACTCGCTGCTGACGCGCTGGAATCCGCTGAACCTGGCGCGGCCGTTCCCCAAGGCCGACACCGGCCGCAAAGTCCTCGTCGTCGGGCTCGGTCCGGCAGGCTTCGGCCTTTCGCACCAGTTGCTGCAGGACGGCCACACCGTCGTCGCGATCGACGGCCTCAAGATCGAGCCGCTGCCCGAAGACGTCTGCGGCGTTGCGCTCGACGGCGGCCATCGTCCGTTCGCGCCGATTCGCGACGTCTCCTGTCTTGCCGAGCAGCTCGGCGACCGCGTGATGGCAGGTTTCGGCGGAGTGGCCGAGTACGGCATCACGGTGCGCTGGGACAAGAACTTCCTGAAGATCATCCGGCTTCTGCTCGAGAGGCGCGCTTCGTTCTCGATGCTCGGCGGCGTGCGCTTCGGCAGCACGCTGACGCTCGAGGAGGCGATGAAGTTCGGCTTCGACCACGTCGCCGTGTGCGTCGGCGCCGGCAAGCCGACGGTGCTCGACATTCCGAACGGGCTCGCGCGCGGCGTGCGCGCGGCTTCCGATTTCCTGATGGCGTTGCAGCTCACCGGTGCGGCCCGGCCCGAGTCGATCGCGAACATGCAACTTCGCCTTCCGGTCGTCGTCGTCGGCGGCGGGCTGACGGCCGTCGATACGGCAACCGAGTCGCTCGCGTACTACGTCGTCCAGGTCGAAAAATTTGCGCAACGCTACGAGACGCTGACATCCGAGCTGGGCACCGGACAGGTGCGTGAATACTGGGACGCGGCCGACAAGGAAGTCGCCGCCGAATTCCTCGCGCACGCGGCGGCGATCCGCGCCGAGCGCGAAAGGGCGGCCGCAGCCGGCCAAGAGCCGCGCCTGGTCGAGCTCCTGCAATCGTGGGGAGGCGCGACGATCGCGTACCGCCGCCGCCTCGTCGACAGCCCCTCGTACACGCTCAACCACGAGGAAGTCGAGAAGGCCCTTGAGGAAGGCGCCGTCTTCACCGAGTGCCTGAGCCCCGTGGCAATCGAGATCGACGGCAATCGCTCGGTGGAGGCGATCCGCTTTACCAGGCGGACCCTCGGCGACGACGGTAAATGGGCTGCCGGCAGCGAAGTGACACTTCCTGCGCGCACCGTCTTCGTCGCGGCCGGCACCCAGCCGAACACGGTTCTTGCGCGCGAGGACGACTCGAACTTCGTGCTCGACGGCAAGTATTTCCAGGCCTGCGACGAGAACGGCAACCCGGTGCAGCCGTCGTTCTCGATCAGCAAGCCCGAGCGCGCCGACGTGCTGCTGACGCGTCTGGCCGACGGCCGCTTCGTCAGCTTCTTCGGTGACGTGCACCCGTCGTTCTTCGGCAACGTCGTCAAGGCCCTCGGCTCGGCCAAGCAGGGGTACCTGGCAGTTTCGCGCGTGCTCGCGCGGCGCAAGCCGTGCTCTCGCGAGACGGCGCGCGGCTTCTTCGCGCGCCTGTGGTACGAATTCCGTCCGACCGTCGAGCGCGTCGAACGGCTCACGCCGACGATCATCGAAGTGATGGTGCGGGCGCCCGCGGCCGCGCGCCGCTTCCGTCCCGGCCAGTTCTACCGGCTGCAGAACTTCGAGACGCTCGCTCCCGAAGTCGGCGGCACCAAGCTGCAGATGGAAGGCCTCGCGCTCACCGGAGCGTGGGTGGACGCCGACAAGGGCCTCGTCTCGACGATCGCGCTGGAGATGGGCGGCTCCTCGAGCCTCTGCTCGCTGCTGCGCGAGGGCGAGCCCGTCGTGCTGATGGGCCCGACGGGCGCTCCGACGCACATCCCGACCGGGGAGACGGTGATCCTGGCCGGCGGCGGCCTCGGCAACGCCGTGCTCTTCTCGATTGGGCAGGCGATGCGGCGTGCCGGCTCCCGCGTCGTCTATTTCGCGGCGTACAAACAGATCGCCGACCGTTACAAGGTCGAGGACATCGAGGCGGCGGCCGACATCATCGTATGGTGCTGCGACGAAGCGCCGGGCTTTCGCATCACGCGGGCCGGTGACCGCACGTTTGTCGGCAACGTCGTGCAGGCGATGCTCGCATATGCGACCGGGGGCCTCGGCGACGTGCCGATCTCGCTGTCGGAGGCCGCGCACATCATCGCGATCGGCTCCGACCGCATGATGGCGGCCGTGGCCGAGTCGCGCCACACGATCCTCGCGCCGTACCTGAAGCCCGGCCACTGCGGCATCGGGTCGATCAACTCGCCGATGCAGTGCATGATGAAGGAAATCTGCGCGCAGTGCCTGCAGCCGCACCGCGACCCGGCGACCGGCAAGACGACGTACGTCTTCTCGTGCTTCAACCAGGACCAGGACCTGGACAAGGTGGACTTTACCGGCCTTCGCGACCGCCTCGGCCAGAACAGCCTTTCGGAGAAGATCACGACGCGCTGGATCCGCCGCTGCCTCGAGCGCGACGCAGCGCGCTGCCTCGAGCGCGACGCAGCGCGCTGCCTCGAGCGCGACGCAGCGCGCTGA
- a CDS encoding metalloregulator ArsR/SmtB family transcription factor, whose protein sequence is MAPRRPEDTGRARDRVLYLLKTRGPQAARELAGVLGVTTMAVRQHLQALDAEGLIQFADERRKVGRPVRIWSLTSKASARFPDTHGELTVDLLSAVRATFGAEGLDRLVGERSRQQAESYRRRMPDRGAPLDQRISALATLRCEDGYMAECSRSEDGSWVLAENHCPICAAAAACQGLCRDELAMFSQLLGPDVVVSRDEHILAGARRCAYRIAAAAAPTN, encoded by the coding sequence GTGGCGCCGCGTCGACCAGAGGACACGGGAAGGGCACGCGACCGCGTCCTTTACCTTCTGAAGACCCGCGGACCCCAGGCAGCCCGCGAGCTGGCCGGGGTGCTCGGCGTCACGACGATGGCGGTGCGCCAGCATCTTCAGGCTCTTGATGCCGAGGGCCTGATCCAGTTTGCCGACGAAAGACGCAAAGTCGGCCGGCCGGTTCGCATCTGGTCGCTGACATCGAAGGCATCCGCTCGATTTCCCGATACCCACGGCGAGCTTACCGTCGATCTTCTGTCGGCGGTGCGCGCCACGTTCGGAGCCGAAGGCCTCGACCGCCTCGTCGGCGAGCGCAGCCGCCAGCAGGCCGAGTCGTACCGGCGGCGCATGCCCGACCGCGGCGCACCGCTGGACCAGCGAATCTCCGCACTTGCGACGCTTCGCTGTGAGGATGGTTACATGGCCGAGTGCTCGCGCAGCGAGGACGGCAGCTGGGTGCTGGCCGAGAACCACTGCCCGATCTGCGCCGCCGCCGCCGCGTGCCAGGGCTTGTGCCGCGACGAGCTCGCGATGTTCTCGCAGCTTCTCGGCCCCGATGTGGTGGTCTCGCGCGACGAGCACATCCTTGCAGGCGCGCGCCGCTGCGCATATCGCATCGCGGCAGCAGCGGCGCCGACCAACTGA
- a CDS encoding ATP-binding cassette domain-containing protein: MSLLFECRHRYASGFVLDASFEAGAGVTALVGPSGSGKTTTLDLIAGLLRPSFGRIVLDGDVLLDTARGVIVAPEARRIGVVFQEHLLFPHLSVRENLAYGRRRSAAPTVELARVVEILEIGPLLDRRPESLSGGERRRVALGRAMLRGPRLLLMDEPLVALDAELKQRILAHLEALLEEWNIPTILVSHDRGDVERLASCVVALDGGRVTDRVAGDVAGNVAGDVAGDVAGDVAGRIAPLSSVKVSP; encoded by the coding sequence ATGAGCCTACTCTTCGAGTGCAGGCACCGCTACGCAAGCGGCTTCGTGCTCGATGCGAGCTTCGAGGCCGGTGCCGGTGTCACGGCACTCGTCGGGCCTTCGGGCAGCGGAAAGACGACGACGCTGGATCTCATCGCGGGACTGCTGCGCCCCTCGTTCGGCCGCATCGTGCTCGACGGCGACGTGCTTCTCGATACCGCGCGCGGCGTCATCGTGGCACCCGAGGCGCGCCGCATCGGCGTCGTGTTCCAGGAACACCTGCTGTTCCCGCATCTTTCGGTGCGGGAGAACCTCGCGTACGGACGGCGCCGCAGCGCCGCGCCGACGGTGGAACTCGCGCGCGTCGTCGAAATCCTCGAGATCGGTCCCCTGCTCGATCGCAGGCCCGAGTCGCTGAGCGGAGGCGAGCGCCGTCGCGTCGCGCTCGGGCGCGCCATGCTGCGCGGCCCGCGCCTATTGCTGATGGACGAGCCTCTGGTCGCGCTCGATGCGGAGCTGAAACAGCGCATCCTCGCGCACCTCGAAGCGCTGCTCGAGGAGTGGAACATCCCGACCATTCTCGTCAGCCACGACCGCGGCGACGTCGAGCGTCTCGCAAGCTGCGTCGTCGCGCTCGACGGCGGCAGGGTGACGGACAGAGTGGCCGGCGACGTGGCGGGCAACGTGGCGGGCGACGTGGCGGGCGACGTGGCGGGCGACGTGGCGGGAAGGATCGCACCGCTTTCCTCCGTCAAGGTTTCGCCGTAA